In Parabacteroides timonensis, the genomic stretch ACAAAACAAAAGCTTTGACTAATACATCGAGTAAACTACTGATGAATCGTTCCGGAATGGAGGAGATCGGTATTCTCTCGTCTTCGGGTAGTTCGATCGTGTCCGGATCGGCCCCTTCTTTGTAAGGAGAAAACGATAACTCTTTTATAGTGCAGGTATTTTCTTCATATTCGAAAGGAAGCCGTGCGGCGATATCCAACGACTTGTCTATGATATAAAGAGTTTGTTCCTCTATCCGGGAAGTCAGATCTCTCGATTCAAATTCGTATATACTACTCAATCGAACCGTTCTTCCGGCATAACGGGAGATTTCATCGCCTTGTTTTTCCGCATCGTTTAACCGATGAACCGGAACGGATAGTTGCGACAACAATGGCTCGATCTTATTTTCATGCAATTGTTTTTGCCATTGGGCAGTAAGGTTGTCGTCCAGCTCTACCGGATGAACGAGTGAAACAACAGCATTTGCAGGAAGGATGAATTCTTTTTGATCTACCGTTATCAGGTTTCCGTTTTCCAGATAGCGGAAAGATTCCTGTAACCGGCCTTCTTTATATACACCCCAGATCAAGCCGTTTGTTATATAACGGAATATGGGGTTTTCGACAAAAATGGTCTGCCACGTCTCTGCAGGCCAGGTTCGTCCGTTTTTCAGGACTTGTTCGAGCCGTCTCCTTTGAAGGGTTGTTTGTGTTTTGACCTGCTTTTTCAGTCTTGCCAGTTCTTCCTTCGCTTCTTCTGCTTTTTCCTTGTCGTCCATTTTCAAAGCGGCGGGAAGGGATTTGCTTGTTTTCTGTTTGGAAGTGTCGAAAACGGATATGGAAAAGTCCGGCAATAGTGTCAGGCGTAAAATACGGGGACCGTAATCGATCTCTTTTTCTCCTGAACGGTTGAGTCCGAATGTGGGAACAAGCTGATCTGCCAATTCATCCATAGTGAGCCCCCGATGGATGGCAACCTGACGGAATGCTTTCAGGGCTTCACGCCTGTATGCACCCTCCGGCATCAATTCTATCCATTCATTGAGAACTGTTAGCGCAGTGGGAGTAGCCTTTAATCCGAGTAATCCGAGTGTATATCCGACAAGACCTTTGCGGCCTTTCTTCAACCAACCCTTTAATAGGGTATGTAGGCGTTCGAATTGCCATTCTGCACCATAAAAACAATATGGGGCCAGGATGCCTTTCCTGTTGGCTTCTGCTCCATCATCCAACCAGAACTGTAAAAGTTGTTCCAGTGAGGCATACCATTCCGGCTGATTGAAAAATGGAACGATCGAGTCGCAGTCTTTTAATCGGATAGCCTGAGGGAATGCCATATATTCACTTAATATGTAGCGGACAACCGGACGTGGCACAAAATCGGAACCGTCTGACCACGGGATCATCGTGTAGGGCTTTAACGGTAACCAGGCTATTTGCATGGTACGGTAAAGCTCGATGTGTTTACTGCAGTAATCGATAACTTCCTTTTTGTTCTTGAATTTGATTTTAGCTTTGCTATGTGTATTATCCCAGAACCTGAACAGTTGTTTGGCCCAGTTTTGAGCTTCTTCGCTGAGTTCCGGGTATTTCTGTTCTATCGATTCACGGGTTTTTTTCTCTTTGTTACTTATGACTCTCTCAATGTATCTCCGAATTAGTTTGGAGTCTTCAGTGAGCAGGTTCAGTAATGGTTCGTAGTCCGTCAGGTTACAATCGGAATAAAGCTTGTTTATCCAGATCAATTTTTTCTTCTGGGATATATCACTCCCTAGAAAGTCGTATGCTATTTTTTTGTGCTTACGGATCAATTCGTCTAACGGCATCTCCTGAAGGGATTCAATCAGACTGATATTGGAAGTACTATGAGCTTCGCAATAGGTATCGAACAACATATAAAGAGATTCATGCTTTTTACTCAAATTATCTTTAGGGGTGCTATCCGGCTTTTCTCTTTTCGTCATACTATTTCTATTTGTAAATCATCCTGTTATTATGGACAAGAACAAAAGTATAAAAATTATTTGTAACTTTGCACCTTCTCAAAAGAATATGGGTGTGGGAGAAAGGATGGTTAAATATATGAAATGGCTGCTACCGGTGATCTTCATCGCGTATTATAGCAGCATTACTTTATTTATCCATGTCCATATAGAGAATGGTACGACAATTGTCCATTCGCATCCTTTCGGAAAGGTGAATGGCGGTGTTTGCCATCATCATGCATCCTTATCTGAAATACAATTATTCCACATACTGACAACTATCAGTGTGGAAGATGGTGCAGTTTATGCCTACCATCTTGATTTCCATGCATTACAAATTGCCGAAATAGTAGAAATACCGGTCTGTCCGGATTATCTGGTCCCTGTTAAAGGGAAGCTTTCTCTCCGTGCCCCTCCTGTTGTCTGATAAAATATCTGTTACTTCGTTATCGTAAGGATGCTTGTTGTTAATACAAACGTCCCTTACTTTTAATTATTTGACCTTGGTAGTAAACATTTTCGACCTAGGTGATAATTGTTTTCGATCTGGGTGGTAAAGCTTTTCTACCTAGGTCAAAAATATAAAACGTCGGGTACTTTCAATTAAAAGGTGCCTGGTCGTAGATTAGTACATTATATATTTATCAGAACAAATTGCAATGAATAAGATTTTTATACTTATACTATGCCTGTATTGTGTCGTTACATCAGCATGGGGAGATGATGCTCCTGCCCTGAACCCTTCGGATGCCAATATCGTAGGGCACATACTGGATAAGGAAACGGGAGAGCATCTGGCTTTTATCACTGTCTTTTTAAAAGGTACGACCATCGGTACAACGACTGATGCTACCGGGCATTATTATCTAAAGAACCTGCCTGAAGGAAAGTTTACATTGGTGATGAAAACGTTGGGGTATAAAACGATAGAGAAACCGGTTACCTTGAAGAAAGGTAAAACATTGGAAGTAAATCTCGAAGTGGAAGAGGATGCCGTCTCTTTGGATGGTGTCGTTGTCTCTGCCAACCGGAATGAGACGACCCGCCGGTTGGCTCCTTCTCTGGTGAATGTGCTGGATTCGAAGACATTCGAGACTACACATGCGACTTCTCTGGCTGACGGTTTGAACTTTCAGCCAGGTGTACGTGTGGAAAACAACTGTCAGAACTGTGGTTTCCAGCAGGTACGTATCAATGGTCTGGAAGGCCCTTATACGCAGATATTGGTAGACAGTCGGCCTATCTTCAGTGCGTTGACCGGCGTATATGGTCTGGAACAGATTCCGGCTAATATGATTGAGCGTGTGGAGATTATGCGTGGGGGAGGATCGGCTCTGTTCGGTTCTTCCGCTATTGCCGGAACAATCAATATTATCACTAAAGAACCGTTGAGAAACTCGGCACAGATCGCCCACTCGTTGACAATGGTAGGTGGCGACCGTCCGGATAACAATACGACGATAAATGCTTCGCTGGTGACGGACGATCATAAAGCCGGTATCTATATGTTCGGGCAGAACCGTTATCGTGGTGCTTATGACCATGATGGCGACGGATATACCGAACTCGGAAAACTGAATGCCCGTACACTTGGTTTTCGTTCCTATCTGAAAACAAGTACCTATTCGAAGCTGACTTTCGAGTACCATAACATCAACGAATACCGTCGTGGTGGTGACCTGTTGGATTTACCTCCTCATGAAGCGAATATCGCCGAGCAGACGGAACATAATATTAATGGTGGCGGCTTGAAGTTCGACCTGTTTTCGAAAGATTACAAACATCGCCTGAATGTGTATACCTCAGCCCAGCATACGCAGAGAAGTAGTTATTACGGTGCCGGAAAGAACCCGAATGCCTATGGTAGCACAACGGATATGACCTTTGTAGGTGGTGCGCAATATTCCTATGAGTGGGAAAAATGTCTTTTTATGCCAGCCGAGTTTACCGGGGGAGCCGAGTATAACTATGATGATTTGCAGGATAAGATGTTGGGCTATCATCGTACGATCGAACAGACGGTGCATATCGGTAGTGTCTTCCTGCAGAACGAATGGAAGAATGAAAAATGGAGTTTTCTTGTCGGTGCGCGTATGGACAAACATAACCTGATCGACCATGCGATATTCAGTCCGCGTGCCAATGTCCGTTTTAATCCGAGCAGCGATATTAACCTGCGTATGTCTTATTCAAGTGGTTTCCGTGCTCCTCAGGCATTTGATGAAGATTTACATATAACGGCTGTTGGTGGTGATGTGGCAATCATACAGATATCCCCGGATCTGAAAGAAGAAAATTCGCAGAGTGTGAGTGTGTCTGCTGACTTTTACCGCCGCTTCGGTCCGGTGCAGACAAACTTCCTTGTAGAAGGTTTCTACACAGACCTGCGGAATGTTTTCATTCTCGAAGAAATAGGACGTGATGAAGACAACAATCTGTTGATGGAACGTCGTAACGGAAAAGGTGCCCGTGTGATGGGTATTAACCTGGAAGCGAAAGCTGTCTATTCATGGTTACAGTTACAAGCGGGTACAACCGTTCAGCGCAGTCGTTATAAAGAGCCGGAAACTTGGAGTGAGAATGAGAATATCGCACCTCAGAAGAAAATGTTCCGTTCGCCGGATGTATACGGTTATTTTACATCTTCATTTACTCCGATAAAGCGGCTGACCGCTTCGTTGACGGGTACTTATACCGGTAGTATGCTGGTTCAGCACCTGGCTGGTTATATTCCGGAGGATAAGGAAGAAAAGACAAAGGATTTCTTTGACCTGAATGTGAAGGTAGCTTATGATTTCCCTCTTTACAAATCAGTTACATTACAGGTAAATGCTGGTGTTCAGAATATCTTTAACTCTTATCAGGATGACTTTGATAAGGGACCGGAACGGGATGCGGGATATATTTATGGCCCGGGTATTCCGCGTAGTTATTTCATCGGTTGTAAGATTAGTTACTAAAATTATCCTATTGTATGTATAAAAGCCCGGTAAAAGTTTCTTGCTTTTACCGGGCTTTATGTTTACTTTCGCGGGAATTATAAATGAAATCTGATATAATATGAAATTAAGTGATCCCAAGGATTGTTTGTATTGCACGAACAATCAGACTTTGCATGATCTGATGATCGAGATAGCTCCATTATCTGTCTCCACGTTGTTCCTTTTTAAAGAACAGACATATTATGGGCGTTGTCTTGTTGCCTATAAAGAGCATGTACATGATCTGAATATGTTGAGCGATGATGAACGCAATGCGTTTATGGCGGATGTGGTGAAGGTGACACGTGCTATGCAGAAAGTATTTAACCCACAGAAGATAAATTACGGAGCTTATTCCGACAAACTCTCGCATCTTCATTTTCACCTGGCTCCTAAATATGAGGATGGTCCCGACTTTGGCGGTACATTTACAATGAACCCTCAAAAAGTTTATTTGTCGGATCAGGAGTATGAAGAGATGATTGCGAAACTAAAGGAGGCAATTGGAGGCTGAGGTCGCACGGCAATTATACTTGGCGAGGCGCAACCTTACGGAGTGGACACTATCCACTCCGGCATAATTGTGGCGATATCCATGCAACCTGATACCATCTCGCTCCCGGATAAGTTTAACCTTTTAAACTTTTATTTATATCATCAATATAATTGAGAATTTCTTCGCGTCCTTCTTTTTTCTCGGAAGAGGATAAGAGAATGGGAGGGAGTTCTTCCCA encodes the following:
- a CDS encoding HIT family protein, with the translated sequence MKLSDPKDCLYCTNNQTLHDLMIEIAPLSVSTLFLFKEQTYYGRCLVAYKEHVHDLNMLSDDERNAFMADVVKVTRAMQKVFNPQKINYGAYSDKLSHLHFHLAPKYEDGPDFGGTFTMNPQKVYLSDQEYEEMIAKLKEAIGG
- a CDS encoding TonB-dependent receptor yields the protein MNKIFILILCLYCVVTSAWGDDAPALNPSDANIVGHILDKETGEHLAFITVFLKGTTIGTTTDATGHYYLKNLPEGKFTLVMKTLGYKTIEKPVTLKKGKTLEVNLEVEEDAVSLDGVVVSANRNETTRRLAPSLVNVLDSKTFETTHATSLADGLNFQPGVRVENNCQNCGFQQVRINGLEGPYTQILVDSRPIFSALTGVYGLEQIPANMIERVEIMRGGGSALFGSSAIAGTINIITKEPLRNSAQIAHSLTMVGGDRPDNNTTINASLVTDDHKAGIYMFGQNRYRGAYDHDGDGYTELGKLNARTLGFRSYLKTSTYSKLTFEYHNINEYRRGGDLLDLPPHEANIAEQTEHNINGGGLKFDLFSKDYKHRLNVYTSAQHTQRSSYYGAGKNPNAYGSTTDMTFVGGAQYSYEWEKCLFMPAEFTGGAEYNYDDLQDKMLGYHRTIEQTVHIGSVFLQNEWKNEKWSFLVGARMDKHNLIDHAIFSPRANVRFNPSSDINLRMSYSSGFRAPQAFDEDLHITAVGGDVAIIQISPDLKEENSQSVSVSADFYRRFGPVQTNFLVEGFYTDLRNVFILEEIGRDEDNNLLMERRNGKGARVMGINLEAKAVYSWLQLQAGTTVQRSRYKEPETWSENENIAPQKKMFRSPDVYGYFTSSFTPIKRLTASLTGTYTGSMLVQHLAGYIPEDKEEKTKDFFDLNVKVAYDFPLYKSVTLQVNAGVQNIFNSYQDDFDKGPERDAGYIYGPGIPRSYFIGCKISY
- a CDS encoding DUF4132 domain-containing protein produces the protein MTKREKPDSTPKDNLSKKHESLYMLFDTYCEAHSTSNISLIESLQEMPLDELIRKHKKIAYDFLGSDISQKKKLIWINKLYSDCNLTDYEPLLNLLTEDSKLIRRYIERVISNKEKKTRESIEQKYPELSEEAQNWAKQLFRFWDNTHSKAKIKFKNKKEVIDYCSKHIELYRTMQIAWLPLKPYTMIPWSDGSDFVPRPVVRYILSEYMAFPQAIRLKDCDSIVPFFNQPEWYASLEQLLQFWLDDGAEANRKGILAPYCFYGAEWQFERLHTLLKGWLKKGRKGLVGYTLGLLGLKATPTALTVLNEWIELMPEGAYRREALKAFRQVAIHRGLTMDELADQLVPTFGLNRSGEKEIDYGPRILRLTLLPDFSISVFDTSKQKTSKSLPAALKMDDKEKAEEAKEELARLKKQVKTQTTLQRRRLEQVLKNGRTWPAETWQTIFVENPIFRYITNGLIWGVYKEGRLQESFRYLENGNLITVDQKEFILPANAVVSLVHPVELDDNLTAQWQKQLHENKIEPLLSQLSVPVHRLNDAEKQGDEISRYAGRTVRLSSIYEFESRDLTSRIEEQTLYIIDKSLDIAARLPFEYEENTCTIKELSFSPYKEGADPDTIELPEDERIPISSIPERFISSLLDVLVKAFVL